In Desulfoferula mesophila, the genomic window GTTAAGCCAAAATTATCATAATAGAGTTTGCCTGTTCGATATGGATTTAGCCTTTGGCGACTTGTCGGTGTTGCTGGATAAGGCCTCCAAAAGACCTATAATGGAGATAGTGGAAAACTATAAAAGCTTGGACGCCGCATTCTTAAAGAATGTGGTCACCGAGATAAGTAAAGACCTTTTCCTGCTTCCGTCTCCAGCCAATCAAATTTATGCGGATGAAGTTTCCCTCGCCCATATTGAGCAGGTAATGTTTCTGCTGCTCAACTCTTACGACATAGTCATCGTGGACATGCCTCCCAGGCTGGAGGAAATCGCCCTGGCGACCTGGGATTATGCATATCGGGTATTACTGCTGATGGACCCCACGGTTACCGTGTTGAGCCGTGCCCAGAGATATCTGGAGATGGTTGGACGCTTGGATCCCAACGGAACCAAGATAGTGCCAATTATCAATCGATACGGTTCAAAAGGAGGTCTGGGGCAAAAGGTTGTGAGCAAAATTTTGGGAGACCGCAAGGCGGTAATTTTGCCCAACGACAGCAAGACGATGATAAAAGTGGCCAACGCCGGGTTGGCCGTGGTCAACGAGTATCCCAAATCGAGGTGGTGCAAGGACCTCCGGATATTCGTTGAGGACAGCCTGAGGAGCTTTACGGAAGCTGATTCGGAAAAGAGAAAGCGCGGGGGGCTGTTGGGGGCGAAAAAGGATGATGGTGGTGAAGAATAAAGAGGCAATATCATGAGGTTAAGGGATAGATATTTAAAGCCGCACATGCCGCAGGCCGGCAGCATCGAAGGCGCGACTTCTCAGGATCGCAGAACCCAAGACCTGAAAGCTAAAATTCATTATAGGGTGATTGAAGAAGTTAACTTTGACCAACTCGAAAACCAGCAGAATCTGGATAAAAACGTTGAGTTGGAAAATGCCATACTCCAAATAATTGATGATGAAAAGGTACCGCTAAGTATTCAAAGCCGCAGAGTTCTGGTCAAAGAAATTGTTGACGAGGTTATGGGGCTTGGGCCCCTGGAACCATTGATCGCCGACCCCAGCGTCAGTGATATTTTGGTTAATAGATACGACATGGTTTTTGTTGAACGCAGCGGAAAGCTGGAGGAAGTCACAACAAGATTTCGCGATGAAAAACACTTGCGGAAAATCATAGACAAGATTGTGTCGTCGGTCGGGCGAAGGATCGACGAAGCCAGCCCGATGGTCGACGCACGCCTTATGGATGGTAGCCGTGTCAACGCGATCATACCGCCCTTGACCCTTGATGGTTCCAGTGTTTCCATTCGTAAATTTGCCGTTGATCCGCTTACTGCGGGAGATTTGATAAAATTCGGCTCGCTTGATGCCAACACGGTCCAAGTCCTGGAAGGGATCATTAAGTCACGCCTTAATGTGTTGATCAGTGGTGGTACTGGATCGGGTAAGACCACTCTCTTGAACGTGATTAGTTCGTTTATTCCCGGAAATGAACGGATTATTACCATTGAGGACAGCGCCGAGCTTCAGTTGCAACAGCGGCACGTCGTGCGCCTGGAGACGAGGCCTCCAAACCTTGAAGGTCAAGGCAACGTTACGCAGCGTGACCTTGTAAGGAACAGCTTGCGTATGCGCCCGGATAGAATAATCATCGGCGAGGTGCGCGCAGCTGAAGCCTTGGATATGTTGCAGGCCATGAACACCGGTCACGACGGAAGCCTGTCCACCATACACGCCAACACCCCCAGGGACGCCCTGTCCCGTTTGGAAACCATGATTGCAATGTCGGGTGTTGAAATTCCGCGTCAAGGAATGAGGCATCAAATATCCAGCGCGCTGGATGTAATTATTCAGTTGTCGAGGTTGGCCGACGGTAAAAGAAAATTAGTTAGTTTGCAAGAAATAACCGGCATGGAAGGTGAGAGCATTACGATGCAAGAAATATTCAAGTTTGAGCAGACAGGAATTAACAACGACGGCGAGGTGATGGGAGTTTTCGGCCACACCGGGATCAGGCCCAACTTCATGCGTCGCTTGGAAGCCTACGGCATTAGGTTGGACAATATTTGGTAACCTTATGAGACAAACAAAGCACTAGAGGTTAAAAGTATGGCCTGGTTGATAGCGGTACTCGGTTTTGCATCTATAGTATGCGTTATTTTATTATTTTTTGATAAATACCTTACCGCCAGCGGACGCGCGGAAACAAAACAAAAAAGAAAAGTCGCTACCTTATCAAAAACCGGAAATGTCAATAGAGGTAGAAGCTCATCAATTTTAAAAGAAGACGTTTATTCCGACATCCCGGCTTTTAATGCGTGGTTGTCGAAGTTTTCGGCGGCAGCAAGCATTAATCGTTTGATATACCAGGCTGACTCCAACCTGAACGTGGGGTCGCTGTTATTGATATCCCTGGTGCCCTTTTTTGGATTTTTGCTCCTATCGTATTTCATGTTCAAGTCCTTGGTCTGGGGTATGCCGGCCGGAATTATTTTCGGGATTACACCATGGTTTTGGCTTAGCGCAAGGCGGCGCAAAAGGTTAAGAAAAATCGAAGAGCAACTCCCTGCGGCCGTCGATATGATGGTCAGAGGTTTGAAGGCGGGGCTTGCTCTGACCGCATGTATGAAGAATGTCTCGGACGAAATGATCGGTCCTCTGGCAGAGGAATTTGAAAAAACCAATGCCGAATATGCCCTCGGTAAGGATATCAGCGACTGCCTGGAAGCCATGAGCGAACGTACCGGGTCTCAGGATGTTCAATTCTTTTCGACCGCGATTAGAATCCAGCGCGAAACCGGCGGTAACTTGGCGGAGGTTTTGGACAATATATCTCACATTACTCGTGAGAGATTTGCCTTGAGGAGGCACGTACGAACTCTGACTGGTGAGGGGCGCTTATCGGCGATAATTCTTTTAGCGTTGCCCCCGGTACTTTTCCTGTTCTTATTGTATCTTCGCCCTGAGTATATATTGGGATTCGTCGGCACTAAAATTGGAAGATATTGTTTTGCAGGCGCCGTGGGAGCTGAATTATTCTCCTTCCTGGTAATGCGCGCCATGATGCGCATAAAGGTTTAAAAATGGATATGCTGCAACAGCTTCTGGGCCAATATGACATTTTAATTATAGTGGGGTTGGTTGCTCTGGTTTCGGTTGTTTTGTTGTTTGCCTTTTGGGAGTCTCTTTTTGGAAAAACCCTTGAAGAAAAACGAGTAGAGCAATTAGTAGATGACGGATACAGATTAAGAACAAAAAAGCCGATCGGCCATGGAGACAAGAAGGATGCGATCAGCCAATTAGTTGGTATAAAAAAAGACAGACAGTCAACCAGTAAAATTGGAAGAAAAAAGCGAATTGAAACATTAAAGCTGGTAGTGGGTATCATCCTTGCCCCTATTTTGCTTTTCTTGACGCATTTCTTCATCCTGTCGCCCGACTCGAGCATGTTCGGGAAAGTCATTAGTTACGCGCTCGCCGGCTTGGGCGGGTTCATCGCCCCATCGTTGGTGTTTGAGTACCTGGAGCAAAAGAGGATTCACGAAATCAGCGTCGAAATACCTCGATTCCTGGACCTTGTCGTTGTCACGATCGAGTCCGGTCTCGGCCTAGACGCCGCCTTTGCCCGGGTTAGTAGAGAAATCGACAAGACTTGCCCCAACCTTCAAAAATTCCTTCTAGATTATATTAAGAAAATAAACTCCGGAATGAGCAGGGAAGACGCTTTAAAAGACATGGCCGAGCAAGCCGAAAATGATGACTTGACTCAAGTTGTTTACTCACTGATTCAAGCACAGAAATACGGAGTCAGCATCGGTAGAAGCTTGCGCGTACAAAACGACGATATTAGAAACAAGCTAAAAGAAAGAGCTATGGAGAAGGCTGCTAAGCTGCCGCTTAAATTGCTTTTCCCTATCATGTTTGGCATCCTGCCGGCAACTATCCTCGTCATGGTTGGCCCCGCAATATCCCGAATTGCAAGCATGCCGCTTTTTTAAGCAGCATGTGGTATGTTGTCATTTATGTACAAAAACGCAAAAGTGAGACTCTCCCTCACCCTGTTGCTGGCCTTAACGCTGTACACCGGCTGCGCGGCTATTGAAAAAGAGACCGGAGGGGCCAGACGTCTGAACAAAGGTGAGGCGGAAAAGCTATTGTCCGTGCAGGCAACCAAGGATTTAGCCCGCACGGGAAGCACGGCGAGTGATTACGTTAGCCATGACCCGGCTGAAATTGAAAAGCAAGCGGATTCGTTGGTTAGAAATGGTGAATGGGTCGCGGCACTTTATCAATACCAGCGGCTTTTTGTTTCAAGTAAAGACCCCGAGGTAAAGCTGAGGGCACGCTATAAAGCCGGTAGAATATGTTTGCTGACCGGGCAATATAACCAAGCACTACAACTTTTTTTGTATCTTTGCGAGAAAAAGCCAGGCTCTGCTGAATATCAAGAGGGGCTGGGGCTGGCTCAACTAAGCCTAGGTGACACCCAAGACGCAATAGTGGCTCTTACAAAAGCGCTTAGCATCGATAATAACCTTTGGAGAGCTCACAATGCATTGGGTATTGCATACAACCAAAAGCTGAAACCTCAAAGTGCGGTACCGCAATTCCAGACGGCCTTAAAAATTCACGGCCACAACGCAATGATTTATAACAACTTGGGCATTGCATACCAACTGCTTGGAAACGTGGCGTTGGCTGAAAAGCAATTTAACAAGGCCTTAGAGATTGATCCCAACAACACCACCGCCAAAAACAACCTGGCGGTTTTGATGTTGAAGAAGGGTAACAAGCAGGACGCGTTGTGGTTGCTAAAAGAATCGGTGGGTGAATCAAAGGCCAATCACGACATCGGGATGCTTCTTCTATGGATTAATAATAAAAAAGAGTCCAGTAAATATCTTGAGCAGGCCATATACCTTTCCCCTAGGTATTACCCCCTTGCCAATAAACATTTAAAGCAGATTAAGGGGGGTGACGGCGGCAGGCCGACTAATGAGGAGAAGGGAAAATTTTACATTCCCAAGGGCATGGAAGTTGGTGGGGTCCAAAATAATAAAAATAAATCAGCGCCAGGCGCCAGCGGCAAAAAAAATATCACTCCGCCTTCCGTCAGCAACTTAAAAGAAGATACGCCGGTTATCAACTCGGTAGTGTCCATTCCGATTGAAAAGGCTGAAAAGCCCATTGATACTCGAGATGTTCCGGCCGCCCCTAAACCGGCCGCCCCTAAACCGGCCGCCCCTAAACCGGCTGCCCCTAAAGCGGCTGCTCCTAAAGCGGCCGCCCCTAAACCGGCCGCACCTAAAGCGGCTGCCCCTGAAGCGGCCAGCCCTAAAGCGGCCGCCCCTGAAGCGGTTGCTCCTAAAGTGGCCGGCCCTGAAACGGTTGCACCTAAGGCGGCCAGCCCTAAAGTGGCCGCCCCTAAAGCGGCCAGCCCTGAAGCGGTCGTCCCTAAAGCGGATGCAGGCATAGGTAATAATGCTAAGCCCGACACTGCGGAAACGAAGCAAAATGCCTCAGGGGCGCAGCAAAACATAAATGATAAAAAAGGGCCATCTCCAAACGAGGAGGTGAAAGCAGCCGCTGAGAAACCTGCTGGTGCAGACAAGCAGGATCAGAACGCCAAAGATGTTGATGTAAAAAGTACGGGTGATAATAAGCCGGAAAATCCAAATAAGAACTGGGGCGTGGTTATAAATAAGGATGGTGTGGTGTCACTGTCCAGCGGGGACGGCGATAAAAAGTCGGAAGAGATTTTGATCATTCAGCAAAAATAAGTTCGTGCTCAGCTGCCCAATATTGCTCCTATATCTCTAAAAAACCATCACGACAAATCATACTCCGAATTGTTTTGGCGCGATTCACGCGCCAGTAAATAAATTTTAGCCAATAACACGCAAAGCATTAATTGAGCCCAGGGAAAGGGGATTGATGCGTTCAGCAGGCGAAACAAAATGGACGAGAGCCAAGCGATGACTAACAAGTTGATTGGGATGCCCCTGAAGCCATGTTCGCTTCCATAAACCGCCAAGCAGGCGATCGCTACGCTCAATATTGTCAAATCATAATCTAATAGAAATGGCGTTATCATAAGTATGGAAGTCGCCAACGCAGCGTTCTTCAATAGGCGATCCGCCGGTTTGACCCATATCCAGGTCACTATGCAAATTACCAAAAACGCGTAAATTATTTGCAGAGTATAGGCGATGGAAACGCTTGCCCCCATTAAACGAATATTGGCGAACAAACTCTGCATCTTGTGGTAGGGCAACAGACCCTTGTCTAGAACTTCAAAGGCAAGCGCATTGCTCGCAAAAAACGCCTGCCAGGTCTCCAGGCCAAAAAATGCCAGGGAAGCCGCGGCCAAAGCCAGGGTGGTCACGGTGGCGACCACAAACACCCGCCAATGCCCGGTAGCTATTAGCACTATGGGGATGATGATCCCAAGGTGCGGTTTGAAGGTCAGCAACCCCAGCATTATGCCCGCGACATCTGGCTTACGATCCAGATAATAGAGCGCACCGGCCAGCAGGCCGGTTGTAAGAAATGCATTTTGGCCGTGCCCGATTGTCAAAAAAACGGCAGGGAAAGCGAGCGCAGGGATTATGGCTTGCCTGTAGCCGGAGATTTTCCTGATCATCAAAGCATAGAAGGCGAGGGTGGCGCCTAACCAAAGACCGAGAGATGCCAAATATGGAAAATAGGCCAGGGGGGCCAGAATCAGCAAAAACATCGGGGGATAAGTGAAGGTGAAATAACCTATCTCACTGCTGTTGATAACTTCCTTTTCTTTGAGATACAGCAACTTGGGGTCATAGGCGTCGGCGGCGTTTCCTTGCAAGGCGAGACTTCCCGCAGCGTAGAAACTGCAGAAGTCGGTCCCTATCGGTTTGCCGCTCCAGTCCAAATTGCCGCTGGATGTAAATATAATGAAAAGGATGGCCGCCGCGCTGACCGCGATAAACAGCCGGGGGTATACCTCGAAACGATTTCTGTTAAGCCATTTTCCGGAAACAATTAAGGAATAGAAGGCAATTAAAGAGCCAGCTTCGCGCGGCCTGTCGTCATTCATATTGTGCGCTCAACATAATGCCCAAAACCTCGAGTGGTCCTTTTCCCTATATAGTGCGCATGAAGCAAAGCCGCATTCCAACGTCACCGTTTGATCTTAATTTTGCCGCGAGCCGATTACAAGGCTCAACCTGGCCCGCGCCGGTATTTACTAGGCTCGCGGTTGGCCCTTGATTCAGGACGATTAGGATCTTCCCATTGTTTTGCGCAGAGGCGCCAGAGCGGGCTGTAAACCTCCCCCGATTAGTGCCAGTCAACAGTAGAAACTTCAGGTGAATTTATAGCGAGGTATTCGGCTGGTGTCAGGTTGCCGAGGGACTCATGAGGGCGTTCCTCGTTGTACTCCTTGAGCCAGCGATCCGTGATTTCCCGCACCTCGCTTAGACGGGAAAATATGTAAAGGTCCAGCACCTCTTCCCGATAGGTCCGGTTGAAGCGTTCAATGTATGAATTCTGGGTGGGCTTGCCGGGCTGAGTGAAACCCAAATCGATACTATGCTCCTCGGCCCATTGGGCCATAGCTACACTGACCAGCTCCGGGCCGTTGTCCAGCCTCAGCCTGGACGGGTAGCCCCGCCAGGCAGCGATACGCTCCAGCACTCGGATTATCCTTTGGGCGGGGAGATTGACGTCCACCTCTATGGCCAGGGCCTCTCGATTGAAATCATCCACCACATTAAAGGTCCTGAATCGCTGGCCGCCATACAGGGCATCGCTCATGAAGTCCACCGACCAGCAGATATTGGCCAGATCCGGCACTGCAAGCGGCTGGGGATCACGAGTAGGCAGGCGCTTCTTACCCTTCCTGCGAAGGTTTAGCTTCAGGGCGCAGTACACTCGGTACACCCGCTTGTGATTCCAGCCATGTCCATCCCGCCGAATTACTTGAAACAGTTTGGCAAAGCCGTATCTGGGATATTTGTCTGCCAGCGAAGTCAGCGCCTCGATGATCGGACCATCGTCGCGGGGCTTGGGTCGGTAGGCATAAACCGACCGGCTCAGCCTCAGGGCGCGGCAGGCCCGGCGAATGCTCAGACCGTGCTCTTTGCACATGAACTTAGCCAGATCGCGCCGACCCGCTGGCCTTATATTTTTCTTTCGATGACGTCCTTCAGAGCCCGATTCTCAAGGCTCAAGTCGGCGTACATCTGCTTTAGACGCCTGTTTTCTTCTTCAAGCTCCTTGAGCCGGACGATGTCCGAGGCCTCCATGCCCCCGTACTTGGACTTCCATTTGTAGTAGGTGGCGCTGCTGACACCGTATTCCCGGCAGACCTCCTTGGCGGTCCTGCCCCCTTCCACCTCTTTCAGAATTTTGACGATCTGAGTTTCGCTGAATCTGGTCCTGCGCATCGTGAAGAGTCCTCCTTGCAGACCTCAGTCTGCCAGAAGTCTCTACCTCAAACTGGCCCTATTTTAAGGGAGGGTTACAGGGCCCATGGGCTGGGGCGGCGAGGGCATATCTTCGTCGGCAAGCGAAAGTGGTTTGTAGGCCAAAAAAATGGGCAGGCG contains:
- a CDS encoding IS3 family transposase (programmed frameshift), coding for MRRTRFSETQIVKILKEVEGGRTAKEVCREYGVSSATYYKWKSKYGGMEASDIVRLKELEEENRRLKQMYADLSLENRALKDVIGKKNIRPAGRRDLAKFMCKEHGLSIRRACRALRLSRSVYAYRPKPRDDGPIIEALTSLADKYPRYGFAKLFQVIRRDGHGWNHKRVYRVYCALKLNLRRKGKKRLPTRDPQPLAVPDLANICWSVDFMSDALYGGQRFRTFNVVDDFNREALAIEVDVNLPAQRIIRVLERIAAWRGYPSRLRLDNGPELVSVAMAQWAEEHSIDLGFTQPGKPTQNSYIERFNRTYREEVLDLYIFSRLSEVREITDRWLKEYNEERPHESLGNLTPAEYLAINSPEVSTVDWH
- a CDS encoding CpaF family protein codes for the protein MRLRDRYLKPHMPQAGSIEGATSQDRRTQDLKAKIHYRVIEEVNFDQLENQQNLDKNVELENAILQIIDDEKVPLSIQSRRVLVKEIVDEVMGLGPLEPLIADPSVSDILVNRYDMVFVERSGKLEEVTTRFRDEKHLRKIIDKIVSSVGRRIDEASPMVDARLMDGSRVNAIIPPLTLDGSSVSIRKFAVDPLTAGDLIKFGSLDANTVQVLEGIIKSRLNVLISGGTGSGKTTLLNVISSFIPGNERIITIEDSAELQLQQRHVVRLETRPPNLEGQGNVTQRDLVRNSLRMRPDRIIIGEVRAAEALDMLQAMNTGHDGSLSTIHANTPRDALSRLETMIAMSGVEIPRQGMRHQISSALDVIIQLSRLADGKRKLVSLQEITGMEGESITMQEIFKFEQTGINNDGEVMGVFGHTGIRPNFMRRLEAYGIRLDNIW
- a CDS encoding tetratricopeptide repeat protein, producing MYKNAKVRLSLTLLLALTLYTGCAAIEKETGGARRLNKGEAEKLLSVQATKDLARTGSTASDYVSHDPAEIEKQADSLVRNGEWVAALYQYQRLFVSSKDPEVKLRARYKAGRICLLTGQYNQALQLFLYLCEKKPGSAEYQEGLGLAQLSLGDTQDAIVALTKALSIDNNLWRAHNALGIAYNQKLKPQSAVPQFQTALKIHGHNAMIYNNLGIAYQLLGNVALAEKQFNKALEIDPNNTTAKNNLAVLMLKKGNKQDALWLLKESVGESKANHDIGMLLLWINNKKESSKYLEQAIYLSPRYYPLANKHLKQIKGGDGGRPTNEEKGKFYIPKGMEVGGVQNNKNKSAPGASGKKNITPPSVSNLKEDTPVINSVVSIPIEKAEKPIDTRDVPAAPKPAAPKPAAPKPAAPKAAAPKAAAPKPAAPKAAAPEAASPKAAAPEAVAPKVAGPETVAPKAASPKVAAPKAASPEAVVPKADAGIGNNAKPDTAETKQNASGAQQNINDKKGPSPNEEVKAAAEKPAGADKQDQNAKDVDVKSTGDNKPENPNKNWGVVINKDGVVSLSSGDGDKKSEEILIIQQK
- a CDS encoding type II secretion system F family protein, yielding MDMLQQLLGQYDILIIVGLVALVSVVLLFAFWESLFGKTLEEKRVEQLVDDGYRLRTKKPIGHGDKKDAISQLVGIKKDRQSTSKIGRKKRIETLKLVVGIILAPILLFLTHFFILSPDSSMFGKVISYALAGLGGFIAPSLVFEYLEQKRIHEISVEIPRFLDLVVVTIESGLGLDAAFARVSREIDKTCPNLQKFLLDYIKKINSGMSREDALKDMAEQAENDDLTQVVYSLIQAQKYGVSIGRSLRVQNDDIRNKLKERAMEKAAKLPLKLLFPIMFGILPATILVMVGPAISRIASMPLF
- a CDS encoding glycosyltransferase family 87 protein, with product MNDDRPREAGSLIAFYSLIVSGKWLNRNRFEVYPRLFIAVSAAAILFIIFTSSGNLDWSGKPIGTDFCSFYAAGSLALQGNAADAYDPKLLYLKEKEVINSSEIGYFTFTYPPMFLLILAPLAYFPYLASLGLWLGATLAFYALMIRKISGYRQAIIPALAFPAVFLTIGHGQNAFLTTGLLAGALYYLDRKPDVAGIMLGLLTFKPHLGIIIPIVLIATGHWRVFVVATVTTLALAAASLAFFGLETWQAFFASNALAFEVLDKGLLPYHKMQSLFANIRLMGASVSIAYTLQIIYAFLVICIVTWIWVKPADRLLKNAALATSILMITPFLLDYDLTILSVAIACLAVYGSEHGFRGIPINLLVIAWLSSILFRLLNASIPFPWAQLMLCVLLAKIYLLARESRQNNSEYDLS
- a CDS encoding AAA family ATPase yields the protein MQPDALTVVSYFHTPKGKVAMSRFVVGSPLADLLGTAESTDELARMIMINKPDVIFVEFDSEDNELLKILENSKADGKSHLVTFSEHAEPSDLRLAMRLGAVEFLTSDLHSSDFNETLNFIMREATIAAEKQGKLLMVTGVKENVGATTFALNLAWMLSQNYHNRVCLFDMDLAFGDLSVLLDKASKRPIMEIVENYKSLDAAFLKNVVTEISKDLFLLPSPANQIYADEVSLAHIEQVMFLLLNSYDIVIVDMPPRLEEIALATWDYAYRVLLLMDPTVTVLSRAQRYLEMVGRLDPNGTKIVPIINRYGSKGGLGQKVVSKILGDRKAVILPNDSKTMIKVANAGLAVVNEYPKSRWCKDLRIFVEDSLRSFTEADSEKRKRGGLLGAKKDDGGEE
- a CDS encoding type II secretion system F family protein, whose translation is MAWLIAVLGFASIVCVILLFFDKYLTASGRAETKQKRKVATLSKTGNVNRGRSSSILKEDVYSDIPAFNAWLSKFSAAASINRLIYQADSNLNVGSLLLISLVPFFGFLLLSYFMFKSLVWGMPAGIIFGITPWFWLSARRRKRLRKIEEQLPAAVDMMVRGLKAGLALTACMKNVSDEMIGPLAEEFEKTNAEYALGKDISDCLEAMSERTGSQDVQFFSTAIRIQRETGGNLAEVLDNISHITRERFALRRHVRTLTGEGRLSAIILLALPPVLFLFLLYLRPEYILGFVGTKIGRYCFAGAVGAELFSFLVMRAMMRIKV